One genomic segment of Rivularia sp. PCC 7116 includes these proteins:
- a CDS encoding tetratricopeptide repeat protein, which translates to MKQRNLLAKDKFQQSFCKPRKPSPNKLSLKLNNAFGFLLFSLLLSPVAASAADITEQLHYPQIDKKVLIQSRDEADTLLRLGERQNIQGNPHKAVKSLLQALEIYHSIGDLNAIGLTYEFLGKSYVELKQYKKANDAIRRRLAIARDTKDFQSQIFALNNIGTLLLQKGEFQTASQTFEQALIIAKNINSNEGYGISLSNLGLASARLGDYKKAVKLYKNALNYRRKVGDPIGEANTLNNLGKAYEVVGNYQDTIGNYGSALRLARASRDNLNQLRAIDGLVAAHSSVGRYNRAFDLLEKRLEIARNLQNPLEELKSFESYALLYEKLGKYPTARNFYQRAITLAKTLEDTRKEVLLRDRVTQMMKK; encoded by the coding sequence ATGAAACAGCGAAATTTACTAGCGAAAGACAAATTTCAACAGTCATTTTGTAAACCTCGCAAGCCATCGCCAAATAAATTGTCTTTGAAGTTGAACAATGCTTTTGGTTTCTTGTTATTTTCCTTGTTGTTGAGTCCCGTTGCTGCAAGTGCTGCTGATATTACCGAACAATTGCATTATCCCCAAATTGATAAGAAAGTTTTAATCCAGTCGAGAGACGAGGCTGATACTTTGCTTCGTTTGGGTGAAAGACAAAATATTCAAGGGAATCCCCATAAAGCGGTTAAATCTTTATTGCAGGCATTAGAAATTTATCATTCGATTGGTGACTTGAATGCAATTGGTTTAACCTACGAGTTTTTGGGTAAAAGTTACGTCGAGTTGAAGCAGTATAAAAAAGCAAATGATGCAATTAGAAGACGTTTGGCGATCGCCCGCGATACCAAAGATTTTCAAAGTCAGATTTTTGCATTGAATAATATTGGTACTTTACTGCTACAAAAAGGAGAATTTCAAACAGCTTCCCAAACTTTCGAGCAAGCATTAATAATCGCTAAAAACATTAATAGTAATGAAGGATATGGAATATCTTTAAGCAATTTGGGACTAGCATCCGCAAGGTTAGGAGATTACAAAAAAGCAGTTAAACTGTACAAAAATGCTCTTAATTACCGGCGAAAAGTTGGTGATCCCATAGGTGAAGCAAATACTTTGAATAATCTAGGTAAAGCCTATGAGGTAGTTGGTAATTATCAAGACACGATTGGTAATTATGGATCGGCTTTGAGGCTTGCTAGAGCATCGAGAGATAATCTTAATCAACTACGGGCAATCGATGGATTAGTAGCCGCTCATAGTTCCGTAGGACGGTATAATCGTGCTTTTGACTTATTAGAAAAACGTTTAGAAATAGCCAGAAACTTACAAAACCCCCTTGAAGAACTAAAATCTTTTGAATCCTACGCTCTACTCTATGAAAAGCTTGGTAAATATCCCACCGCTCGCAACTTTTATCAAAGAGCAATTACTTTAGCAAAAACTCTTGAAGATACTAGAAAAGAAGTGCTGTTGCGCGATCGCGTTACTCAAATGATGAAAAAATAA
- a CDS encoding DUF2267 domain-containing protein, producing the protein MPINLREDVAFIILKKIKDGGQGMHEIGFSETDFTGRGLTKSDFLGHLDYLNQKQYIQAKFSGNAYANQEDVPSAVNPGEVDARVANTFGAEDGPLPHLITFEEAKLTDKGQKLLEKMEANPPKALEKGPATPIATKNMPFLEKVMLKGSLNDIFDARDISEVVFRTMRDMMTTEASERVSKELHEPAEPTDNKALQNEIADLWKDTNPIVAFLSKVRPPLKIDSDTFLFRIRQEGGLQKGVDERMVVKSVFSATKDELSQERIKEVEGFLPDTILKLWQEA; encoded by the coding sequence ATGCCAATTAATCTTAGAGAAGACGTTGCTTTTATTATCCTTAAAAAAATCAAAGACGGCGGTCAGGGAATGCATGAAATTGGCTTCTCTGAAACTGATTTTACAGGTAGAGGATTAACAAAAAGTGACTTTTTAGGACATTTAGATTATTTAAATCAAAAACAGTATATCCAAGCTAAATTTTCTGGTAATGCATACGCGAATCAGGAAGATGTTCCTAGTGCGGTAAACCCAGGCGAGGTTGATGCTAGAGTCGCAAATACTTTTGGCGCTGAAGATGGTCCTCTTCCCCATTTAATTACCTTTGAAGAGGCTAAATTAACTGATAAAGGGCAAAAGTTACTTGAGAAAATGGAGGCAAATCCTCCGAAAGCTTTAGAAAAAGGTCCAGCAACTCCAATAGCTACCAAGAATATGCCCTTTTTAGAAAAGGTAATGCTTAAGGGCAGTTTAAATGATATTTTCGATGCTAGAGATATTAGTGAGGTGGTATTCCGTACTATGCGGGATATGATGACTACTGAAGCATCCGAAAGAGTTTCTAAAGAATTGCACGAGCCAGCAGAACCTACTGATAACAAAGCTTTGCAAAATGAAATTGCCGATTTATGGAAAGATACTAATCCTATAGTGGCTTTCTTGAGTAAAGTTCGTCCGCCTCTAAAAATTGACTCCGACACTTTTTTATTCCGCATTCGTCAAGAAGGTGGTTTACAAAAGGGTGTTGATGAAAGAATGGTAGTTAAATCTGTTTTTTCTGCTACTAAAGACGAATTATCACAGGAAAGAATTAAAGAAGTAGAAGGATTTTTACCAGATACAATTCTTAAGTTGTGGCAAGAGGCTTAA
- a CDS encoding cell wall metabolism sensor histidine kinase WalK, whose amino-acid sequence MFQTTRRRLAIWYTAVTAVLLLLFASGVYLYVRNTLIERIDDTLNHVVEVVQRSLVIEAVNSNNSLFRVNLEASFRDNADTRDDDRIDWEWFSPTGKLLWSTLSEPLNIPIHPNRMGETVRVLRASGERGRWGDEEARGGLFRAGVPPVKESVRRQRENVNGLSEPILLRQVTERVEIGRQVLGYLRVSHPWFEVTKPSRQLIVDLGLGIGLMLFSVAASGWFLSGKAMQPVRESYQHLKQFTADASHELRSPIALIQTNVQVALNELEVTQARGANVEHYQQQLKVVERLTQRLSKLVNDLLFLARQDSGISAYDFSSCPIDALLMEVVEEQQLLAAAKNVILQLHFIDSVETQTNPELVDDWFTFMGNWEQLVRLFTNLISNALRYTQESGKVEVELARIELVNRSVLQVKVIDNGIGIPAEALPRLFDRFYRVDPARSHSSGNTLMQNTTGSGLGLPISKAILENHQGQIQIDSILGKGTTVTVTLPIIPE is encoded by the coding sequence ATGTTTCAAACTACTCGTCGTCGTCTTGCGATTTGGTATACAGCAGTAACTGCGGTGCTATTGCTGCTGTTTGCGAGTGGAGTGTATTTGTATGTACGCAATACTTTGATCGAACGAATCGACGACACCTTGAACCATGTGGTGGAAGTTGTGCAACGTTCGCTGGTTATCGAAGCTGTAAATTCAAATAACAGTCTATTTAGGGTTAATCTAGAAGCAAGCTTCCGTGATAATGCGGATACTCGTGACGATGACCGTATTGATTGGGAATGGTTTAGCCCTACGGGTAAATTGCTTTGGTCAACTTTATCGGAACCGTTAAATATTCCTATTCATCCGAATCGTATGGGTGAAACCGTGCGGGTGTTGAGAGCAAGTGGGGAGAGGGGGAGATGGGGAGACGAGGAAGCAAGGGGAGGACTCTTCCGTGCGGGGGTTCCCCCCGTTAAGGAAAGTGTCCGTAGACAAAGGGAAAATGTAAATGGGCTTTCTGAGCCGATACTCTTACGACAAGTTACTGAAAGAGTAGAAATTGGACGGCAAGTGTTGGGATATCTCCGGGTAAGTCATCCTTGGTTTGAAGTGACAAAACCCAGCCGTCAATTGATTGTGGATTTGGGTTTGGGTATTGGTTTGATGTTATTTTCTGTGGCAGCAAGCGGGTGGTTTCTTTCTGGAAAAGCAATGCAACCGGTAAGAGAGTCTTATCAACATCTTAAGCAATTTACCGCAGACGCTTCTCACGAACTTAGAAGTCCTATTGCTTTAATTCAAACTAACGTGCAGGTTGCTTTGAATGAGTTGGAAGTAACCCAAGCACGAGGGGCTAATGTAGAACATTATCAACAACAGTTAAAGGTAGTAGAAAGATTAACGCAGCGGCTTAGTAAGTTAGTCAACGATTTACTGTTTTTGGCACGTCAGGATAGTGGAATCAGTGCCTACGATTTTTCTTCATGCCCTATTGATGCTTTGCTTATGGAAGTAGTTGAAGAACAACAATTGCTTGCTGCTGCAAAAAATGTAATCTTACAGTTACATTTTATTGATTCTGTAGAAACTCAAACCAATCCGGAATTAGTTGATGATTGGTTTACTTTCATGGGTAATTGGGAACAATTAGTCCGTTTATTTACGAATTTAATTAGTAATGCTTTACGTTACACCCAAGAGAGCGGAAAAGTAGAAGTTGAATTAGCACGGATAGAGCTTGTTAATCGTTCGGTACTGCAAGTCAAAGTGATAGATAACGGTATCGGTATTCCAGCTGAAGCTTTACCCCGCTTATTTGACCGTTTTTACCGAGTAGATCCAGCACGCAGTCATAGTTCGGGAAATACTTTGATGCAAAATACTACTGGTTCGGGGTTGGGATTACCTATCTCTAAAGCTATTCTTGAAAATCATCAAGGGCAAATACAAATTGACAGCATTCTCGGCAAAGGTACAACAGTTACTGTCACTTTGCCAATTATTCCTGAGTAA
- a CDS encoding molecular chaperone: MLQKTAKAIALSLIGLLAWEIPTVKAIEMSITPPRMEVDISSRKGRSNTIKLTNFANKPVQIRAFVKNWTMDEKNKLKDIPSTEESLDRWILFTPSKFTIPAKGTQTVRFAIRPKTKPAPGEHRAVIYFEEIASDSDSDTVNTKARMGVVVYAYAGEIKRIGNVNSVNVDTKPNAINAVFDVSNKGNAHIRMKGQYAIWKAAKYPGAKATRYIKSSGNSEKKLPANVIEVGRIKVPPVLPNTNRQLLQKITRKLPPGNYVLDINAELSGVAVDKGIPFTVKATANTPKPTTSPVSSSDK, translated from the coding sequence ATGTTACAAAAAACTGCAAAAGCCATAGCGTTAAGTTTAATAGGATTATTAGCTTGGGAAATACCAACTGTAAAAGCAATAGAAATGAGTATTACCCCGCCTCGGATGGAGGTAGATATTAGTTCTAGAAAAGGACGCTCTAATACAATTAAGCTAACTAATTTTGCTAACAAACCAGTACAAATTAGGGCTTTTGTTAAAAATTGGACGATGGATGAAAAAAATAAACTTAAAGATATACCATCCACCGAAGAATCTTTAGATAGATGGATTCTGTTTACTCCCTCTAAATTTACAATTCCAGCCAAGGGTACTCAAACTGTACGTTTTGCAATTCGCCCTAAGACTAAACCTGCTCCTGGCGAGCATCGTGCTGTTATTTATTTTGAAGAAATTGCCTCTGATAGCGATTCAGATACAGTTAATACCAAAGCACGTATGGGTGTTGTTGTCTATGCCTATGCAGGAGAAATCAAGCGCATCGGCAATGTTAATTCAGTAAATGTTGACACAAAGCCCAACGCCATTAATGCAGTATTCGACGTTTCCAATAAAGGTAACGCTCATATACGGATGAAAGGGCAATACGCTATTTGGAAGGCTGCAAAATATCCGGGAGCAAAAGCCACTAGATATATCAAAAGTTCTGGCAATTCCGAGAAAAAACTACCTGCCAATGTGATTGAAGTTGGAAGGATTAAGGTTCCTCCAGTTTTACCAAATACCAATCGGCAATTATTGCAGAAAATAACTAGAAAATTACCTCCAGGTAACTACGTTTTAGATATTAACGCCGAGTTAAGTGGTGTTGCTGTTGATAAAGGTATTCCTTTCACTGTAAAAGCTACTGCTAATACTCCTAAACCTACAACATCGCCCGTAAGTTCTTCGGATAAATAG
- a CDS encoding carboxypeptidase regulatory-like domain-containing protein produces the protein MLYLALPPTPPLIVSTLTPQASTLNSGCESLKVKSQKSDLVNNLLGKILADSVSTKPCGGEKNKPENIQTNTLLEKQKQTKKFVTIPPPEETNLPVAESSLVNKQKPVDNQILPAPLKQASTDKQSQSQDKSVEKNPIGRILATVQQLINVSLYASINSTISDSVEAPTQNSSQTSNTSIASNPTGAKKNQNLEENSSNNSNQKVASNTNVNTAKILAVVQQLITTSVSASLNQTINDTVKNSIQTPGEIALSNPEKDENSNQTLNNNQKPNNNQKLATALNNSKKNSLRDSLINKLRDKKSIRLAQVPGEPFLVGVVINGREVGTLDIIEENNTLLIPLETFGEISGFSVKKTNAGIETQTPLGKINFSPNILKQINGLTYVSQEILEKKLEINLELNTADLTLLADLPWRAGSRQARSNAELQPELFAPSSGISRLRQELNIISTPRNTNFQSNSLLGGRLAGGTWRLRMNNNFRNQPNLTEYFFYQRSGQFRYQLGRQRVGLHPILNGLDLTGLQFGYSNLPSDYFRSTYSANEILPRRSRSLQTFTGRVPPTSVVQLRVSGITVAEQQVGFNGIYEFIDVRLPVNQSSEVEVLVFERNNLRTPIDIRTVNINASDLLLPSGGNVQLGGLGFSGNLVQDSLFSDFNSTDGGELVGFYQLRQGLSDNFTVEGSLQAVPNSFQAQAGLVWRLANPVIFSASVGNSFDKVGYSANLDVDFDKLEINANSQLVPQGFRTGDESNGERYNHSLEFRYRLDNKLNLGFIARSRKDNSDSNDYILPTFYARPFSKLSLSGRPDIFGDYLFNAFFTPNRSTKLSFNSYGDAYISDLTYDLNRNYELSFGTEFGRSAPARYSVGLGRNSNSFKDLSWNVGLALSDGEIGPTAGASMQVLPGLFARLNYDAIPSRGISSGGLNDSRLSLSLTSNMSVAGSRLTPARYSGIGKERGAISGQLALKEESKGFDLSGSIVRVFDTRNKPVGSARTDSKGSFFVGNLPEGVYVVELEPEELPIELALSKTSFVAEVASSGVTRVDFPVRTEYGLAGKVTDVSGQPLTQVRVELLNSKGARVLSGTTDQFGLYRLDGVPVGKYTLRVSPQDTLNSNNTLPKRQVVIDNKFVYNQNLQLPVSAAAKNKKQ, from the coding sequence ATGCTCTACCTAGCTTTACCACCTACACCTCCATTAATTGTCAGTACGTTGACTCCACAGGCTTCAACCCTAAATAGTGGTTGTGAATCGCTAAAAGTTAAGTCGCAAAAATCTGACCTTGTAAATAATTTACTAGGTAAAATACTGGCTGATTCGGTTTCAACAAAGCCTTGCGGAGGAGAAAAAAATAAACCTGAAAATATTCAAACTAATACTCTCTTAGAGAAGCAGAAGCAGACAAAGAAATTCGTCACAATACCGCCGCCAGAAGAAACTAATTTACCTGTTGCCGAAAGCTCTCTTGTAAACAAGCAAAAACCAGTTGACAATCAAATATTACCAGCCCCTCTCAAACAAGCCTCTACAGACAAGCAATCTCAGAGTCAAGATAAGTCTGTTGAAAAAAATCCCATAGGAAGAATTCTGGCGACGGTACAGCAATTAATCAACGTCTCTCTGTATGCTTCAATTAACAGCACTATCAGCGATAGCGTTGAAGCACCAACACAAAATTCTTCTCAAACTTCAAACACTTCTATTGCTTCTAATCCCACAGGAGCTAAAAAAAATCAAAACCTAGAAGAAAACTCTAGTAATAACAGCAATCAGAAAGTTGCAAGCAATACAAATGTTAATACAGCAAAAATTCTGGCAGTTGTTCAGCAACTAATTACTACCTCTGTCTCCGCTTCTTTAAATCAAACTATTAACGATACTGTCAAAAATAGTATTCAAACTCCTGGAGAAATAGCTCTTTCTAATCCTGAAAAAGACGAAAATTCAAATCAAACTCTAAACAATAATCAAAAACCGAATAATAACCAAAAATTAGCAACTGCACTCAACAATTCTAAGAAAAATTCTCTACGAGATTCTTTGATAAATAAGCTTCGCGATAAAAAGTCCATTAGATTAGCACAAGTTCCAGGTGAACCTTTCCTTGTTGGGGTTGTAATAAATGGAAGGGAAGTTGGGACTTTAGACATTATTGAAGAAAATAATACTCTTTTAATCCCTTTAGAAACTTTTGGAGAAATTAGCGGATTTTCTGTTAAAAAAACTAATGCTGGTATTGAAACACAAACACCTTTAGGAAAAATAAACTTTTCGCCCAATATATTAAAGCAAATTAACGGTCTAACTTACGTTAGTCAAGAAATACTAGAAAAAAAGCTGGAAATTAATCTAGAGTTAAATACAGCCGATTTAACCTTACTTGCTGATTTACCCTGGCGTGCGGGAAGCAGACAGGCTCGAAGCAATGCCGAACTACAACCCGAACTTTTTGCCCCCAGCAGCGGAATTTCTAGATTGCGACAAGAGTTAAATATTATTAGTACTCCTAGAAATACAAACTTTCAAAGTAACTCACTTTTAGGTGGAAGACTCGCTGGTGGAACTTGGCGTTTGCGAATGAATAATAACTTTCGCAACCAGCCAAATTTAACAGAATACTTTTTCTATCAACGTAGCGGTCAATTTCGCTACCAATTAGGTAGACAAAGAGTTGGCTTGCATCCAATTTTGAACGGGCTTGACCTTACAGGCTTACAATTTGGTTACAGTAATTTACCTTCAGACTATTTTCGTTCAACTTACAGCGCTAACGAAATTTTACCCAGACGTTCTCGTTCATTACAAACATTTACCGGTAGAGTTCCACCTACAAGCGTCGTCCAATTGAGAGTTTCTGGAATTACAGTTGCAGAGCAGCAGGTAGGATTTAATGGCATATATGAATTTATTGATGTCAGATTACCTGTTAACCAGAGCAGTGAAGTTGAAGTTTTAGTTTTTGAGCGCAACAATCTGCGAACTCCCATTGATATTCGTACCGTCAACATCAACGCTTCGGATTTGCTCTTACCATCAGGAGGTAACGTACAGCTTGGTGGGTTAGGTTTTAGCGGTAACCTAGTTCAAGATAGTTTATTCAGCGATTTTAATTCTACTGACGGAGGTGAGCTAGTTGGTTTTTATCAACTACGTCAAGGACTTTCAGATAATTTCACTGTGGAAGGTTCTCTACAAGCTGTTCCCAATTCTTTCCAAGCACAGGCTGGTTTAGTTTGGCGTTTGGCGAATCCCGTTATTTTCTCTGCAAGTGTAGGCAATTCTTTTGATAAAGTTGGATACTCAGCTAATTTAGACGTTGACTTCGATAAATTAGAAATCAATGCTAATTCTCAGTTAGTTCCTCAAGGCTTTAGAACAGGCGATGAAAGCAATGGAGAACGATATAATCACAGTTTAGAATTTAGGTATCGTTTGGACAATAAATTGAATTTAGGATTTATTGCTCGCAGTCGTAAAGATAATAGCGATTCTAACGATTATATTTTACCTACTTTCTATGCTCGTCCTTTCTCTAAATTATCTTTAAGCGGGAGACCAGATATTTTTGGAGATTATTTATTCAACGCTTTCTTTACACCAAATCGTTCTACGAAATTATCTTTTAACAGTTATGGGGATGCCTATATATCCGATTTAACATACGACTTAAACCGTAATTATGAATTATCTTTCGGTACTGAATTTGGCAGAAGTGCCCCGGCTCGTTATTCAGTCGGTTTGGGTCGCAATTCTAATAGCTTTAAAGACTTAAGTTGGAATGTGGGCTTAGCATTAAGCGATGGAGAAATCGGACCTACTGCTGGTGCAAGTATGCAAGTACTACCCGGTTTATTTGCCAGACTTAATTATGATGCTATACCCTCCAGAGGAATTAGTTCGGGTGGTTTGAACGATAGTCGTCTGAGTTTATCCTTAACATCTAATATGTCTGTGGCTGGTAGCAGATTAACTCCAGCTAGATACAGCGGTATTGGTAAAGAACGCGGAGCAATTTCCGGTCAACTAGCTTTAAAAGAGGAAAGTAAAGGCTTCGATCTAAGTGGTTCTATTGTTCGCGTTTTCGATACTCGCAATAAACCAGTAGGTTCGGCTAGAACTGACTCTAAAGGTAGCTTTTTTGTTGGTAACTTACCAGAAGGCGTTTATGTTGTGGAACTCGAACCCGAAGAATTACCCATCGAACTCGCATTATCTAAAACTAGTTTTGTTGCCGAAGTTGCTTCTTCTGGAGTCACTCGCGTAGACTTTCCCGTCAGAACTGAATACGGATTAGCAGGGAAAGTTACGGATGTATCGGGACAACCTTTAACTCAAGTACGAGTAGAGCTATTAAATAGTAAAGGCGCACGAGTATTATCTGGAACAACAGACCAATTCGGATTATATCGTCTTGATGGAGTTCCCGTCGGTAAATATACTTTACGTGTTTCTCCTCAAGATACGCTTAATTCTAACAATACTCTTCCCAAGCGACAGGTCGTAATTGACAATAAGTTCGTTTATAACCAAAATTTACAGCTACCAGTCTCCGCAGCAGCTAAGAACAAGAAACAGTGA
- the ppk1 gene encoding polyphosphate kinase 1 — MAKSKKTANPNKLSDPKYYLNRELSWLEFNNRVLHEAMDTRTPLLERLKFLAIFCTNLDEFFMVRVAGLRQQVEAKVSGKSFDGRTPQQQLEEISFILRPVVVQQHQHFEKQLRPELASVGIHILDYIDLTDKQRKYLDNYFEEQVFPVITPLAVDPSHPFPYISNLSLNLAVVVKNPETEEELFARIKVPKVLPRFLPLPPELGIERNGKSCIWSGVPIEQAIAHNLECLFPGMNIQEYYTFRITRDADLALEEDEADDLLLAIEQELRKRRAGGNPVRIELQSQTPSSVRSKLLEVLDLSENDVYEINGLLGLRDLMYFMSLPVSEFKDPPWKPVVPSNLQRIKEPAFNPNMQLIEEGKDFFTAIREGDLFVHHPYESFSASVVRFITNAARDPDVLAIKMTLYRTSGDSPIVNALINAAENGKQVSVLVELKARFDEENNIYWARRLESTGVHVVYGLVGLKTHSKIVMVVRQEQDQIRRYVHIGTGNYNPKTARIYTDVGLFSCREELGADVTDVFNFLTGYSRQKAYRELLVAPVNMRERFLMLINREIENVQNGSSGRIVAKMNSLVDSRLIAALYEASRAGVQIDLIVRGICCLRPGLKDVSENIRVISIVGRFLEHSRIFYFYNNGEEQIFIGSADWMPRNLDRRVEVIAPIKDPDIAKDIQEILGIMLADNRQAWELHSDGSYIQRKPRQDSPEAGSQKTLMQIAEYKSKNASNLINSKKNSLHLVDLS, encoded by the coding sequence ATGGCGAAATCGAAAAAAACTGCCAATCCAAACAAGTTATCAGACCCGAAATACTATCTTAACCGAGAGTTAAGTTGGCTAGAATTTAATAATCGGGTGTTGCATGAAGCAATGGATACCCGAACGCCATTGTTAGAACGTCTGAAATTTTTGGCAATTTTCTGTACTAACCTTGATGAATTCTTCATGGTGCGAGTTGCTGGATTAAGGCAACAGGTAGAAGCAAAAGTTAGCGGCAAAAGTTTTGATGGTCGCACTCCGCAACAACAATTAGAAGAAATTAGTTTTATACTGCGTCCGGTAGTAGTCCAACAGCACCAACATTTTGAAAAGCAACTACGTCCAGAATTAGCATCTGTCGGTATTCATATTCTTGACTATATTGATTTAACTGATAAACAGCGCAAATATTTAGATAATTACTTTGAAGAACAGGTTTTTCCAGTTATTACTCCACTTGCTGTAGATCCGAGTCATCCTTTTCCTTATATCTCTAATCTCAGCTTGAATTTGGCAGTTGTAGTCAAAAACCCCGAAACAGAAGAAGAACTTTTTGCCAGAATCAAAGTTCCTAAAGTACTACCGCGATTTTTACCTTTACCTCCAGAGTTGGGTATTGAGCGAAATGGCAAATCATGCATCTGGAGCGGTGTACCTATCGAACAGGCGATCGCCCATAATTTGGAGTGTTTATTCCCAGGAATGAATATTCAAGAATATTACACTTTCCGGATTACTCGCGATGCTGACTTGGCTTTAGAAGAAGATGAAGCTGACGATTTGCTCTTAGCAATCGAACAAGAACTGCGGAAACGACGCGCAGGGGGCAATCCTGTGAGAATCGAATTGCAATCTCAAACACCAAGTTCCGTCCGCAGTAAGCTTTTAGAAGTCTTGGATTTATCGGAAAATGATGTCTATGAAATAAATGGTCTTCTAGGATTGCGAGATTTAATGTACTTTATGTCGCTACCAGTGTCGGAATTTAAAGATCCACCCTGGAAGCCAGTAGTTCCTTCTAATTTACAAAGGATAAAAGAGCCTGCTTTCAATCCCAATATGCAGCTGATTGAAGAAGGAAAAGATTTTTTCACAGCAATTCGAGAAGGGGATTTATTTGTACACCACCCTTATGAATCATTTTCAGCATCGGTAGTACGCTTTATTACAAATGCTGCCCGAGATCCCGATGTGCTGGCAATCAAGATGACGCTTTATCGTACTTCTGGGGATTCGCCAATTGTAAATGCTTTAATAAATGCTGCTGAAAACGGTAAGCAGGTGTCCGTGCTTGTAGAACTGAAAGCACGCTTTGATGAAGAAAATAATATTTACTGGGCTAGACGTTTAGAAAGCACGGGCGTTCATGTAGTTTACGGGCTTGTAGGTCTAAAAACTCATAGCAAAATCGTGATGGTAGTACGTCAAGAACAAGACCAAATTCGTCGTTACGTACATATTGGTACTGGGAACTATAACCCGAAAACAGCGAGAATTTATACAGATGTCGGATTATTCAGTTGCCGAGAAGAATTAGGAGCAGATGTAACAGATGTATTTAATTTCTTGACTGGTTATTCTCGACAAAAAGCTTATCGGGAATTATTAGTTGCACCAGTAAATATGCGAGAACGTTTTCTAATGCTGATTAATCGAGAAATAGAAAACGTACAGAATGGCTCTTCCGGGCGTATTGTAGCTAAAATGAACTCTTTAGTAGATTCTCGGCTGATTGCTGCCTTATACGAAGCTTCTCGCGCGGGAGTGCAAATAGACCTAATTGTCAGGGGAATCTGCTGCTTGCGTCCGGGACTAAAAGATGTTAGCGAAAATATTCGCGTTATTAGTATTGTGGGTCGCTTTTTAGAACATTCCCGCATTTTTTACTTTTACAATAATGGTGAAGAGCAGATTTTTATTGGCAGCGCTGACTGGATGCCGCGAAATTTAGACCGAAGGGTAGAGGTTATTGCTCCCATAAAAGATCCAGATATTGCTAAAGACATACAAGAAATTTTAGGAATTATGCTTGCCGATAATCGTCAAGCTTGGGAACTGCATTCAGATGGTAGTTATATCCAGAGAAAACCCCGACAAGATTCTCCTGAAGCTGGTTCGCAAAAGACGTTAATGCAAATTGCCGAATATAAAAGCAAAAATGCCTCTAATTTAATTAATTCTAAGAAAAATTCTTTGCATCTTGTAGACTTGTCTTAG
- a CDS encoding response regulator transcription factor, which translates to MLMLSCEPSTLRVLVVDDHELTRLTLQLAFSSQKNIQVVGLASNGKEAVEMVQNCYPDVIVLDLQMPVMDGWSASRKIKDISPNTQIIAYSSVEEKYFQETKAMGRVDAFCKKDVPTNELVGLIKQLGEMGTNS; encoded by the coding sequence ATGTTAATGTTGTCCTGTGAGCCTTCGACCTTAAGGGTTCTAGTAGTTGACGACCACGAGCTTACTCGTTTAACTCTCCAACTAGCTTTCTCGTCTCAGAAAAATATTCAAGTTGTAGGTTTGGCTAGTAACGGTAAAGAAGCTGTAGAGATGGTTCAAAACTGTTACCCGGACGTAATTGTCCTAGATTTGCAAATGCCGGTTATGGATGGCTGGAGCGCTTCGCGTAAAATTAAAGACATATCTCCCAATACTCAAATTATTGCTTATTCTTCTGTAGAAGAAAAATATTTTCAGGAAACAAAAGCAATGGGTAGAGTAGATGCTTTTTGTAAGAAAGACGTGCCGACTAACGAACTCGTTGGCTTAATTAAGCAGCTTGGAGAAATGGGGACAAATTCTTAA